A window of Pedococcus badiiscoriae genomic DNA:
CCGAGGCCGTGGGCCGGGTGCAGCCGGACGTGATCGTCCACCAGCTCACCTCCATCGGGCCGATGGACCTGCGGCACTTCGACCGCGCGTTCGCGACGACCAACCGACTGCGGACCGAGGGCACCGACCACCTGCTCTCGGCCGCTCAGGCCGTGGGCGTGAAGCGGTTCGTCGCGCAGAGCTTCTTCGCGGCATACGAACGGGTCGGCGGGACGGTCAAGACCGAGGAGGACTCTTTCGGACCACACCCGGCCAGGGAGATGCGCGAGACGGTGGCGGCGATCCGCCACGTCGAGAACTCGGTCCTCAACGCAGCCTGGACCAAGGGGATCGTGCTCCGGTACGGAGGGTTCTACGGGCCCGGCACCTCGCTCGGGCCGGACGGTGAGCAGACCGAGGCAGTGCGCCAACGGAAGTTCCCGGTGGTGGGCGACGGGGGCGGGGTGTGGTCGTTCATCCACATCGCCGACGCCGCGGAGGCCACCGTGGCCGCAGTCGAGCGCGGCAGTCGTGGGATCTACAACATCGTCGACGACGAGCCTGCTGCCGTGGCCGAGTGGCTGCCCGAGCTGGCGCGTACGTTGGGTGCCAAGAAGCCGATGCACGTGCCCCGGTTCGTGGGCCGGGCGCTCACCGGCGAGATCGGAGCCGTGATGATGACCGAGCTGCGCGGGGCGTCCAACGCCAAGGCCAGGCGCGAGCTCGGCTGGGAGCCCGGGCACCCGAGCTGGCGGCAGGGGTTCGCCGAGCTGTCCGCCGAACAGGTGCGGGCGTGACCTCGCGCGACGAGCTGCTCGACGAGCTGCGTCCGACGGCGTTCGCCATCGCCTACCGCATGCTCGGCAGCGTCTCGGAGGCCGAGGACGTGGTGCAGGAGGCGTTGCTGCGGGTGCACCACTCACTCGACGCCGGTGAGGAGATCGCGTCGCCTCGCGCGTTCGTCGCGACCGTCACCACCCGGCTGGCGATCAACGAGCTGCGTTCCGCCCGGGCCCGACGCGAGCGGTATGTCGGGGAGTGGCTCCCCGAGCCGATCATCACCGACGCTCGCGACGACCCCGCCCGCCACGCGGAGACCGCCGACTCACTGTCCCTGGCCATGCTGGTGCTGCTCGAGAGCCTGTCCCCCGAGCAGCGAGCGGTGCTGCTGCTGCACGACGTGTTCGGGTACGGCTACCCCGAGATCACGGACATCGTCGGCAAGAGCGAGGACAACGTCCGGCAGCTCGCCACTCGGGCCCGACAGCACGTCAAGACTCGCCGCCCGCGGTTCACCACGACGCGGGAGCAGCAGGACGAGCTGGCGAGGAAGTTCTTCGCCGCGGCCGAGCACGGCGACCTGGCCGGGCTCGAAGCGCTCCTGGCCCACGATGTCGAGCTGACCGGTGACGGTGGCGGCAAGGTGCCGGCGCTCGCGCGTTCGCTGCGCGGCCGCAGCCGGGTCGCGCACACCCTGACCAACTGGTTGCGGGCGCTCGCGCGGTTCCCCCAGGTGTCGATGCGGCCCGTCGAGGTCAACGGCGACCCGGGGGCCGTCTACGTCGACGACCAGGAACGACTCCTCGGCGTGTGGGCCCTGGAGATCGCCGACGGCGAGATTGTCGGGATCCGCTCGATCGTCAACCCCGACAAGCTCGGCCACCTCGGCCCGGTGGGCGACGCCGTCGCCATCCTGCGCGCCGCCCGCTGACCCGCCAACACGCACATACCCCGGACATACCCCGGACATACCCCGCTATGCCGTGGGCCCGGCGCTGCGCCGACTGGACAGAATGCGTTAGTGGTGACTAACGTATTGCGAGTTGTGAATGATCCTCTCTCCGCCGCCGCCGAGCCCACCCGCCGCCGGATCCTCCAGCTCCTGTCCCGCGGGCCACGGGGCGTCACGGACCTGGCCAGCGAGTTCCCGGTGACCAGGTCCGCGATCAGCCAGCACCTCCTGGTGCTCGCCGAGGCCGGGCTGGTGGAGGCCGAGAAGGTCGGACGCACGCGGACCTACCGGGTCGTGCCGAGCGGGCTGCAGCGACTGCGGGCCGAGATCGACCGTTTCTGGACGTCCGAACTCGACCTGCTCGTCGCTGACGCGCACCAGACGAAGGGAAACCCATGAGCTTCACCAAGTCCGCCGTACTGCCCGTCTCGCCCGACGAGGCATTCGCGCTGATCACCGAGCCCGAGCGGCTGCGCCGCTGGCAGACCGTCTCGGCGACTGTCGACCTGCGCGCCGGCGGCTCCTACCGCTGGACGGTCACCCCCGGCCACGTCGCCGAGGGCACCTACCGCGAGGTCGAGCCCGGCCGCCGGGTCGTGTTCGGCTGGGGCTGGGACGGCAACCCCGACCTGCCCAAGGACGCCTCGACCGTCACCGTGACCATCGAGCCGGCGCCTGAGGGATCCAAAGTCACGTTGGTGCACGAAGGCCTCACCGAGGACCAGGCAGCGCAGCACGCGGAGGGGTGGAACCACTACTTCGAGCGGCTCGAACGGCTCGCCGCGACCGGCGACGCCGGCAACGACGAGTGGGCCTGGGCACCGGAGAACCTCACTCCGGTCGTGGCTGCCTGGGCGGCCCTGGCGGTCATCCAGCCCGTCCTGCGCAACCTCACTCCCGCCGACCGCCCCAAGCCCACGCCGTGTGCAAACTTCACTGCGCACGAGCTCGCCGAGCACCTGCTCGCCTCCCTCGTGCAGCTCGGCGGCATGGCCGGAGCGAACCTGAGCATCCCCGCGGAAGGCTCCCTGGAGGACAAGGTGTCCGTGCTCTCCGGCCAGGCGATCGACGCGTGGCAAGGGATCGACCTCGAGGGCACCGTGCCCGGCGCTGGCGGATCGGACGTGCCGGCGATGTTCCTCGCGAGCATCCTGCCGCTCGAGCTCCTCCTGCACGGATGGGACCTCGCCCAGGCCTCCGGCCAGGAGCTACGTGTCTCCGACGAGGTCGTCGGCTACGTCCACGACCTCACCCGTGGCGTCATCGCCCAAGGCCGCGGCAGCTCGTTCGGGAACGAGCTGACTCCGTCGGCGGACGCGGACGCGGTGGAGCGGTTCGCTGCCTACGCAGGTCGCACGCCCATCCACGCCTGACGGCGCAGACCCCTTCTCCCCCAGCTCCACCATCACCCCCAGCACCCCCAGCACCAACGACTCACCGCACCAACAATCACCCGCGAACAATCACCCGAGGAGAACCAACCATGAGCAAGTTCCTGTTCATCTACCACGCCCCGACCACGCCCGCCGAGGCCGCGCCTGCAGATCCCGCCGAGATGGAAGCCGTCATGGGCCAGTGGATGGAGTGGGCCGGCCGCGTCGGTGACGGGATGGTCGACTTCGGCACCCCGCTTGCAGGCGGAGTGCAGGTCACCCCCGCGGGCACGTCGCCCAGCACCCGCGAGGTCGCCGGCTACAGCATCATCGAAGCAGCGGACATGGACGCCGCCCTCGCCCTCGCGCAGGGCCACCCGCACCTCAACATGCCCGGCGGCTGCACGATCGAGGTGCACGAGGCACAGCCCGTCCCGGGCATGTGAACGAGCGAGGGCGCCAGCTACCCCGGCGCCCTCCCGCGCGCAGCTCAGCGCGCATGCTTCGCGCCCCGCACAGATCGTGCGGGGCGCGGGGCTGGTTCATGGTCGCGGTGGCGCGTCGCCACAGTCGGGCTCGCCAACGCGGGTGCCCCGCCCGGCCCGCCACGCATCGAGCTGGACGTCGTAGGACCCGGGTGTCAGGTCCCACCTGACGAAGGGCCCGTGGGGACCCGTGACGACCTCGCCGGCGTAGCGGTTGGTATGGACGACCGTGTGGTGCGCCTGACACAGGAGCGCGCC
This region includes:
- a CDS encoding NAD-dependent epimerase/dehydratase family protein translates to MKVFVAGATGAIGRQLVPRLVEAGHEVHGMTHHASNSQLVRDLGAAPVVADALDADQVAEAVGRVQPDVIVHQLTSIGPMDLRHFDRAFATTNRLRTEGTDHLLSAAQAVGVKRFVAQSFFAAYERVGGTVKTEEDSFGPHPAREMRETVAAIRHVENSVLNAAWTKGIVLRYGGFYGPGTSLGPDGEQTEAVRQRKFPVVGDGGGVWSFIHIADAAEATVAAVERGSRGIYNIVDDEPAAVAEWLPELARTLGAKKPMHVPRFVGRALTGEIGAVMMTELRGASNAKARRELGWEPGHPSWRQGFAELSAEQVRA
- a CDS encoding RNA polymerase sigma-70 factor gives rise to the protein MTSRDELLDELRPTAFAIAYRMLGSVSEAEDVVQEALLRVHHSLDAGEEIASPRAFVATVTTRLAINELRSARARRERYVGEWLPEPIITDARDDPARHAETADSLSLAMLVLLESLSPEQRAVLLLHDVFGYGYPEITDIVGKSEDNVRQLATRARQHVKTRRPRFTTTREQQDELARKFFAAAEHGDLAGLEALLAHDVELTGDGGGKVPALARSLRGRSRVAHTLTNWLRALARFPQVSMRPVEVNGDPGAVYVDDQERLLGVWALEIADGEIVGIRSIVNPDKLGHLGPVGDAVAILRAAR
- a CDS encoding metalloregulator ArsR/SmtB family transcription factor, which gives rise to MNDPLSAAAEPTRRRILQLLSRGPRGVTDLASEFPVTRSAISQHLLVLAEAGLVEAEKVGRTRTYRVVPSGLQRLRAEIDRFWTSELDLLVADAHQTKGNP
- a CDS encoding TIGR03086 family metal-binding protein, with the translated sequence MSFTKSAVLPVSPDEAFALITEPERLRRWQTVSATVDLRAGGSYRWTVTPGHVAEGTYREVEPGRRVVFGWGWDGNPDLPKDASTVTVTIEPAPEGSKVTLVHEGLTEDQAAQHAEGWNHYFERLERLAATGDAGNDEWAWAPENLTPVVAAWAALAVIQPVLRNLTPADRPKPTPCANFTAHELAEHLLASLVQLGGMAGANLSIPAEGSLEDKVSVLSGQAIDAWQGIDLEGTVPGAGGSDVPAMFLASILPLELLLHGWDLAQASGQELRVSDEVVGYVHDLTRGVIAQGRGSSFGNELTPSADADAVERFAAYAGRTPIHA
- a CDS encoding YciI family protein; translated protein: MSKFLFIYHAPTTPAEAAPADPAEMEAVMGQWMEWAGRVGDGMVDFGTPLAGGVQVTPAGTSPSTREVAGYSIIEAADMDAALALAQGHPHLNMPGGCTIEVHEAQPVPGM